Genomic DNA from Paracoccus sp. MBLB3053:
CGTCCGTCAGCCACCACTGCTTGCCCGAACGATAGGCGTGAACGGCCTCGGCCCAGAGCTGGTCGCGGATCGCCTCGATGCCGTCGATATCGAACTTACCGACCTCGACGACCCAATACCGGCGATTGCCCGTCTTGTCCTTGAGGAAACCCTCATCTGCGGTCGGGTTGAACGTGGCAATGAAGATGCACTGACGCGGATACTTCTCGTAGACCGAACCATAGGGCTTTCGGAAGTTGTCCTCGGTCCGGCTGATGAACGCCTTGGCTTGGTCGTAGGCCGTGCGGGTGTAGCTCGCCATCTCAGCCATTTCGATGATCCAGTAGCCCTGCATCTTATGGGCCGTGGCGTCGTCCATCGAGGCCGTGATATCGGTGTAGAACTTCTTCCCCGCGAGCGTCTGCACGAAGGTGGTCTTCTTCGTGCCCTGCTTGCTGACCAGCGTCAGCATGTTATCGACACGGCATCCAGGCTGGTAGATGCGGGCAACCGCGCCGATCAGGGTCTTTTCGGCGACCGCACGGACATAGGGCGTATCAGCCGCCTGGGCGTAGTCGGTAAGCCAGCGTTCCAGCCTTGGCACCCCGTCCCATTCCAGCCCGTCAAGGTATTGGCGGATCGGATGATGCGGGTTCACAGCGGCAACGAGTTCGATGGCCCGCCGCGTGTGGTCGATTGTTGCCTCAACCCCAAGGTGCGACAGCTTCATCTGGATGTGGGTAATGTCCACATCCGTGATCTGACGCGGAATCGGCCAATCGGGTTTGCCTATGACGTCGCGGACCATATAGACCTGCCGGTCAAACTCCGACCGTGACAGGGCCTGCATCAAATCCGGATGGAAGTGCAGCATGGCGACGACATTGTTCAGCGTCGACTTCAAGGTTCCGTTCGGGTTCTTTGTGGTCGGTGGGGTCTTCTGTAGGTGACGCTGCCACATGGCGTCGAAAAGTCCGTCAGGAGCCTTCCAGCCCGATGCCGTGGCCTGCTTGAACAAGGTGCGCAGACGCGCTTTGTCAGCGTCTTTGACGCTGCGCCACTTCTTTTCGCAGGCATCGGCACCGTCGAACTTTTGCCCCGTCTTGGACCAGTTCAGCCACAGATCATACCCGCCATCTCCCCAATGCTTCTTGAGGCAATGGGCCATGCGGATCCAAGTGTCGTAGTCGTCCGCGTCGAGATAGGTCAGAGCTTCCTCGGCGGCGCTGCGCAGCGCGGCCTCGTCGATACCGGCATATTCAACCGCATCCTCCTTGCCGTCTTTCGGAAGCGGATCAGCCTTGAAGCCCAACGGCTCCGAGTTGAACACCACGTCGCCGCTGTCACACGGCTCCATGTTCTGATCCAGCCAACAGGACTGTCTGCCGAGCGGCAACGAGAGCGCGGTGCCGACGGTGCCAGGCGCGACGAAGTGCTGCTTCGGCAAGACCTCGACATGCCCAGCCGCGATGCCACGGTTGCCGACCTTGAGACCGGCGTCCTCGACCACATACTGGCCAAACTGGCACAGGGTCTGGGTCGACGGAATCTTCTCATCCCAAAGCACCCAGATATGGATGCCGTGACCGCCGCCGCTGCGGAACACCATGCAGCTCAGGCCGTAGCCTGTGAGGACCGCGACAAGCGCCCGCGCAGCGTCCTGCACCTGCGGCCAGTTTTCCCCCGCCTTGTCGTCGATATCGAAGACGAGCGCCGGAGAATACGCCGAGCCTTGGGTCTGGCTGAACATTCCGAGCGGCACACCGCCATTGCAATGATCGGTAATGAGGTCCGCGGTGATCGGTTTGTTCACATAGCGGTATTTCTGCCTGCCTTCGCTATCGGTCCACCCGAGGTTGTAGTAGTCCGCCACAAGAATACTTGCGATTTTAGTGACGGCATCGTATTTTGATTGTGCAACAGGAGACATTCAAATCCTCCAAGGGTTGAGGTTTTAGCCAACCTTTCTCCTTGTTTCACCAGACCGAAGGGGCCGATGTTTCTCGCATCGGCCTTTTCCTTTGAGGCTCCGGTCTGGCTGGTATTCATTTTCTGGGCGTTTCAATTGGCGGAAGGTATTCAACTCCTGCTTTGCCCATCAGCTTCCGCCACAAGTCGGGCCAATAGATTTTGGCGAACGGTGCCCAGCGATCGCTCAGCCCGCCGCCCACCACTGAATCCCAAACTTCTTTCCAGTCGGAATAGGGAAACATTCCCATGATCTGGTCGGCGGTCGGTTGTTTCTTGACGACGAAAGCCGCCCTCGTTTCCCCATGCTGCATGACAATCCTGAAGCGGGTTGCCGCGACATAGGCATCGTCGAGCGGAACCGGAGACCCATCGGTATACTCCAATGCCGGCTTGACGATTTTTATTCCCATTCCCGTAGCCATAGTTTCTCCATTTGCAAAAACGCATATCAGCGCTTGCACCATTTTCGATTTCCGTTATGCTGATAACAGCCCCGAAGTTATCAGATGGCGCCTTGCGGTTAATTCTGCGGGGCGCCATTTGTAAGTTTAGAC
This window encodes:
- the ligD gene encoding non-homologous end-joining DNA ligase LigD, which gives rise to MSPVAQSKYDAVTKIASILVADYYNLGWTDSEGRQKYRYVNKPITADLITDHCNGGVPLGMFSQTQGSAYSPALVFDIDDKAGENWPQVQDAARALVAVLTGYGLSCMVFRSGGGHGIHIWVLWDEKIPSTQTLCQFGQYVVEDAGLKVGNRGIAAGHVEVLPKQHFVAPGTVGTALSLPLGRQSCWLDQNMEPCDSGDVVFNSEPLGFKADPLPKDGKEDAVEYAGIDEAALRSAAEEALTYLDADDYDTWIRMAHCLKKHWGDGGYDLWLNWSKTGQKFDGADACEKKWRSVKDADKARLRTLFKQATASGWKAPDGLFDAMWQRHLQKTPPTTKNPNGTLKSTLNNVVAMLHFHPDLMQALSRSEFDRQVYMVRDVIGKPDWPIPRQITDVDITHIQMKLSHLGVEATIDHTRRAIELVAAVNPHHPIRQYLDGLEWDGVPRLERWLTDYAQAADTPYVRAVAEKTLIGAVARIYQPGCRVDNMLTLVSKQGTKKTTFVQTLAGKKFYTDITASMDDATAHKMQGYWIIEMAEMASYTRTAYDQAKAFISRTEDNFRKPYGSVYEKYPRQCIFIATFNPTADEGFLKDKTGNRRYWVVEVGKFDIDGIEAIRDQLWAEAVHAYRSGKQWWLTDEEQEELATPVQKQHEDRNTYVESILEMICFRWQIDEHGRKVKKVPRKEPLLVVSIAEVREFLGIPETAADYVKKAIAAALREVGYEIDKGARWKNKDEVKLGAKEIGPRIRWYRIDPEKLAEHMPESDAEATPAPADVSRKPYFDDEIGF